From the bacterium genome, one window contains:
- a CDS encoding tetratricopeptide repeat protein: MRFILLSILLILSLSSTAPILRAQQNDSVQRLENLLESREARALRDSVNVRLMLDLAQEYRKVDPAKSVTISRRAADLARDIGDNIGLANALASMGISYARQGSWVSALNNFLQSLKLKEQLNDQQGMAALLSNIGILHGRLGDDERALRYHQRAVRYFELADDKRGLAYTYNNIGVVYMDQGKYDDALRNYQKSLELKKELRDKPGIASGYLNIGITHFLLGAYSRALENYEYSSRLYENLGDRHGEAEALQRIATLYLRRDQAKRAYDVASKALGIARATNSRVVERNLLQICSEAKTALGAPAEALRFYRQYTALKDSLFNEESSKRISDMTANYEFEQRERIDRENELLKKEQRIREMELERRSRTLREQKQDIELLESNRRISELQLKEQEASIRAQQLETAERDNQIHLLNKERELLESDRALKEAELERQASLRNLLIVSSIFLIVVILLLANSYRLKRRSAAILEEKNSALENANAEIRKHEAMLEKQAAEIERTNQELTRQNALLEQLNSEKNDLMGIVSHDLRNPIGGIRMLAESIAEEGRSIEYMQRKAVMVYETADELLILVKNLLDINRLESGRMVLDSEPVPVFPILDRVIEDHARWAEKKDISVNVHIPENDLPILGDDSAIKQILDNLVSNAIKYSPQGSSIDVRIAHENGSIIMSVRDQGPGFTDEDRASLYQKFAKLSAQPTGGEYSNGLGLSIVKKLVDTMHGSITCNSRAGEGAEFLIRLPGSQQAV, translated from the coding sequence ATGCGATTCATCCTGCTTTCCATACTGCTGATACTTTCCCTCTCCTCAACTGCGCCCATTCTCCGTGCACAGCAGAACGACAGCGTGCAACGCCTCGAAAATCTCCTCGAGAGCAGGGAAGCGCGCGCGCTCAGGGATTCGGTGAACGTGCGCCTCATGCTCGATCTCGCCCAGGAATACAGAAAAGTGGATCCCGCGAAATCCGTCACCATTTCCCGTCGCGCGGCGGACCTCGCGCGTGACATTGGCGACAACATCGGTCTCGCGAACGCTCTCGCCAGCATGGGCATCAGTTACGCACGGCAGGGGAGCTGGGTGAGCGCATTGAACAACTTCCTCCAGTCGCTCAAGCTCAAGGAGCAGCTGAATGATCAGCAGGGCATGGCGGCGCTGCTGTCGAACATCGGCATCCTGCACGGCAGGCTCGGTGACGACGAGCGCGCCCTGCGTTACCATCAGCGTGCGGTGCGTTATTTCGAGCTGGCGGACGACAAGCGGGGACTGGCATACACGTACAACAACATCGGCGTCGTGTACATGGACCAGGGGAAGTATGACGATGCGCTGCGCAACTACCAGAAATCCCTCGAACTGAAAAAGGAACTGCGTGACAAGCCGGGTATCGCCAGCGGGTATTTGAACATCGGCATCACGCATTTTCTGCTCGGCGCGTATTCGCGCGCCCTGGAGAACTACGAGTATTCGTCCCGTCTCTATGAGAATCTCGGCGACAGACACGGCGAAGCCGAAGCCTTGCAGCGCATCGCCACGTTGTATCTTCGTCGCGACCAGGCGAAGCGTGCATACGACGTAGCCTCGAAGGCGCTCGGTATAGCGCGGGCGACGAATTCGCGCGTCGTCGAGCGCAACCTGCTGCAGATCTGTTCGGAAGCCAAAACCGCACTCGGCGCTCCCGCGGAAGCGCTCCGTTTTTACAGGCAGTATACCGCGTTGAAGGATTCGCTGTTCAACGAGGAAAGTTCCAAGCGCATCAGCGATATGACGGCGAACTATGAGTTCGAACAGCGTGAACGTATTGACCGGGAAAACGAACTGCTGAAAAAAGAACAGCGTATCAGGGAAATGGAGCTTGAACGGCGCTCGCGCACATTGCGTGAGCAGAAGCAGGACATCGAGCTGCTCGAGAGCAATCGGCGCATCAGCGAACTGCAGCTCAAGGAGCAGGAAGCCAGCATACGCGCCCAACAGCTGGAAACCGCCGAGCGGGACAATCAGATTCATCTATTGAACAAGGAACGTGAGCTGCTCGAAAGCGATCGCGCATTGAAGGAAGCAGAGCTCGAGCGCCAGGCCTCGCTGCGCAACCTGCTGATTGTCAGTTCCATATTTCTGATCGTCGTTATTCTTCTCCTCGCCAACAGTTACCGCTTGAAGCGGCGCTCCGCCGCCATACTCGAAGAAAAAAACAGTGCGCTGGAAAACGCGAATGCGGAAATCCGCAAGCATGAAGCCATGCTGGAAAAGCAGGCCGCTGAAATCGAGCGCACCAACCAGGAGCTCACCCGTCAGAACGCATTGCTCGAACAGCTGAATTCAGAAAAGAACGATCTGATGGGGATCGTGTCGCACGATTTGCGCAATCCCATCGGCGGTATCCGCATGCTGGCGGAATCCATTGCCGAGGAGGGACGCAGCATCGAGTACATGCAGCGCAAGGCGGTGATGGTGTATGAAACCGCCGACGAGCTTCTGATTCTCGTCAAGAACCTGCTCGACATCAACAGGCTGGAATCGGGCCGCATGGTGCTCGATTCCGAGCCCGTGCCGGTATTTCCCATCCTCGACCGTGTCATTGAGGATCACGCACGCTGGGCGGAAAAGAAAGACATCAGCGTCAACGTCCATATCCCTGAAAATGATCTGCCCATACTCGGCGACGACAGTGCCATCAAGCAGATTCTCGACAACCTCGTATCGAACGCCATCAAGTATTCCCCACAGGGCAGCAGCATCGACGTTCGCATCGCGCATGAAAACGGCTCCATCATCATGAGTGTTCGCGATCAGGGTCCCGGTTTCACCGACGAAGACCGTGCATCCCTGTACCAGAAATTCGCCAAACTCTCTGCCCAGCCCACCGGCGGCGAATACTCCAACGGCCTCGGCCTCTCCATCGTCAAAAAGCTCGTCGACACCATGCACGGCAGCATCACCTGTAACAGCCGCGCCGGGGAAGGGGCGGAATTCCTAATTCGTTTACCGGGATCCCAGCAAGCTGTCTAG
- a CDS encoding PorT family protein: MKLRSTAGSILVLLLAQVTFAQCALAQSGDPGSTSTTDVTPVSASRLAIGIFLGGNYTMHSGGLAFPAEAPPLIRYDEGSALGLAFGIRFDAALTGNFVLSGRLFAEQRGGEFTSDPFIMEIIGRDLRPEDMQLEDELETTLLIGGMDLLLQWHPAGGGFALMAGPSLGLRLTEEFSVIENIRSPAGATFLDGSTSKEMYSDDPGLTRSMQLGVRAGAGYMLPLGSGLALGAEVLYFYPLQTVTASYDWSLQDVQGNLALLFTL, from the coding sequence ATGAAACTTCGCAGCACCGCAGGCAGTATTCTCGTCCTTCTCCTCGCGCAGGTGACGTTCGCGCAGTGCGCTTTGGCGCAGTCCGGCGATCCCGGCTCCACTTCCACAACCGATGTCACACCTGTTTCGGCTTCCCGCCTCGCCATCGGAATTTTTCTTGGCGGGAACTACACCATGCACAGCGGCGGACTCGCCTTTCCCGCCGAAGCGCCCCCGCTGATACGCTACGATGAGGGCAGCGCTCTCGGACTCGCATTCGGTATCCGTTTCGACGCGGCACTCACGGGGAATTTCGTACTCTCGGGCAGACTGTTTGCCGAACAACGCGGTGGGGAGTTTACCAGCGACCCGTTCATCATGGAGATTATCGGACGCGACCTGCGTCCCGAAGACATGCAGCTGGAGGATGAACTTGAAACGACGCTGCTCATCGGCGGCATGGACCTGCTGTTGCAGTGGCATCCCGCGGGCGGCGGTTTCGCGCTGATGGCGGGTCCTTCGCTGGGACTCCGGTTGACGGAAGAATTCAGCGTCATCGAGAATATCCGCTCCCCCGCGGGCGCGACCTTCCTCGATGGATCCACCTCAAAGGAAATGTACAGCGATGATCCCGGTCTGACGCGAAGCATGCAGCTCGGTGTTCGCGCCGGTGCCGGCTACATGCTCCCGCTCGGCAGTGGTCTCGCACTTGGCGCAGAAGTACTGTATTTTTATCCCCTGCAGACAGTGACCGCGTCGTATGACTGGTCGCTGCAGGATGTGCAGGGGAACCTGGCACTGCTGTTCACATTGTAG
- a CDS encoding BamA/TamA family outer membrane protein, whose protein sequence is MKMRVQHQRVALLILLFLLPFVSIANMQKLHISAVPLSGSIDFMQKVHKISCLGRFDQLSTMHGRPQFMQKLHNSDAGDSLTHTLGAEYEAGWLRRLLLGEHWRKAWTTPITVPVLPLASRGGKWTVLREGGGLQTLKLFLQDASGQRYRFRAINLDPAMVWHPDLRKAIITRAMLDQVTTQLPFAAVVAAELEQAAGLSVPHPRIVALPDSPDLGSYRERFAGLVGTLTAELPADTADADGVFRSVVGTYAMLSQLDASLSQQVDAIQYAKARIMDMLLGDWDRDAEQWRWMKTEAGKRTVWVPLPEDRDQAFSLFDGLIPSFVERVVRPLQGYDSEFPNVDGLTWTARHLDRRLLSSVSLRQWDSLATWMQQRIDDTVIDRAVAQLPATWQRAIAPRLASMIRHRRSQLPALVAEFAYQLARVVDVYGSMEAENVDVDRREDGSVDVRLVDATGRTSFFRHFNDDVTNEIRIHALGGDDTVYVHGEAGTSIDTRIVGGAGRDVLLDDSYVHGYFIDITPIPRAEYRTFFYDDDADTEVRLGAGATYDGSATHPVETEADRYEPLIEDRGVRLRLDPRLTYNSDDGLVIGAGPELTRYGFRQQPFSWRMAGYAALATASGKPQLEFDGQYQSIIPDIFLHLTLFHSELSFGRFYGFGNESEREQDLDDADYYQVGQELIDMRAALRVAATPEAYAEMGAAYRYSEVMAEAQSYLTMHPQYGEGSFRYAEIFGTLVYDTRDHPRVPLAGTYMQLQGRYYPVILDNHRHFADLLLDARGYLPVQDWLTLALRIRAQHVWGYYPFFHAASIGGSEELRGFNRERFAGDASLLGTAELRLRISRIRVIFPGEWGVLGFTDAGRVFVTGETSRRMHTGIGGGIWGAFAARRLTFSAQAALSPERLALSIKTGFAF, encoded by the coding sequence ATGAAAATGCGGGTACAACACCAGCGTGTCGCTCTGCTGATTCTGCTCTTCCTGCTTCCTTTCGTGTCGATCGCGAATATGCAGAAACTGCATATTTCCGCCGTCCCGCTGTCCGGTAGCATCGATTTTATGCAGAAAGTGCATAAAATTTCGTGCCTGGGACGCTTTGACCAGCTGTCCACGATGCACGGGAGGCCGCAGTTTATGCAGAAACTGCATAATTCTGATGCCGGTGATTCTCTTACGCATACGCTCGGGGCGGAGTATGAGGCGGGGTGGCTGCGCCGGCTGCTGCTTGGTGAGCACTGGCGGAAGGCATGGACGACGCCGATTACCGTCCCTGTGCTGCCGCTTGCATCGCGGGGCGGGAAGTGGACAGTGCTGCGTGAGGGGGGCGGATTGCAGACCCTGAAACTGTTCCTGCAGGATGCCTCGGGACAGCGATATCGTTTCAGGGCAATCAACCTGGATCCCGCCATGGTCTGGCATCCCGATCTGCGCAAAGCCATCATTACACGTGCCATGCTCGACCAGGTGACCACGCAGCTCCCGTTCGCTGCTGTCGTGGCTGCTGAACTGGAGCAGGCGGCCGGACTTTCGGTTCCACATCCGCGCATCGTGGCGTTGCCGGACAGTCCCGATCTCGGGTCCTACCGTGAACGCTTCGCCGGACTCGTGGGCACGCTGACGGCTGAGCTGCCGGCGGACACGGCGGATGCCGACGGTGTATTTCGCAGCGTGGTTGGCACCTATGCGATGCTCTCGCAGCTCGATGCCAGTCTGTCGCAGCAGGTGGATGCCATCCAGTACGCCAAGGCGCGCATCATGGATATGCTGCTGGGGGACTGGGACAGGGACGCGGAGCAATGGCGATGGATGAAAACAGAAGCTGGGAAACGCACGGTGTGGGTTCCTCTGCCAGAGGACAGGGACCAGGCGTTTTCGCTGTTCGACGGACTCATCCCCTCCTTCGTCGAGCGCGTCGTGCGTCCCCTGCAGGGCTATGACAGCGAGTTCCCCAATGTGGACGGACTGACCTGGACAGCGCGGCACCTCGACAGGCGACTGCTCTCGTCGGTTTCCCTGCGGCAGTGGGATTCTCTCGCCACCTGGATGCAGCAGCGCATCGACGACACGGTCATCGATCGTGCGGTGGCACAGCTCCCGGCAACCTGGCAGCGCGCCATCGCGCCGCGGCTCGCATCCATGATACGCCACCGACGTTCGCAGCTTCCGGCGCTTGTGGCAGAGTTCGCGTATCAGCTTGCGCGGGTCGTCGACGTCTACGGCAGTATGGAAGCAGAGAATGTGGATGTGGATCGCAGGGAAGACGGCAGTGTGGATGTGCGCCTCGTTGACGCAACCGGGCGAACGTCCTTTTTCCGTCATTTCAACGATGACGTGACGAATGAAATCCGTATCCATGCGCTGGGCGGCGATGACACCGTGTACGTCCACGGTGAAGCCGGGACCAGCATCGATACCCGCATCGTCGGCGGCGCGGGAAGGGATGTGCTGCTCGACGATTCATACGTGCACGGATATTTCATTGATATTACCCCGATCCCGCGTGCGGAATACCGCACCTTCTTCTACGACGACGATGCCGATACCGAAGTGCGGCTGGGTGCGGGCGCGACCTACGACGGCAGCGCCACGCATCCCGTCGAAACGGAAGCTGACCGCTATGAACCGCTCATCGAAGACCGGGGTGTGCGCCTGCGGCTCGATCCGCGGCTGACGTATAACTCGGACGACGGACTGGTGATCGGGGCGGGACCTGAACTGACGCGCTACGGTTTCCGGCAGCAGCCGTTTTCCTGGCGCATGGCAGGTTACGCGGCGCTTGCGACCGCATCGGGGAAACCGCAGCTCGAATTCGACGGGCAGTATCAATCCATCATCCCCGACATCTTTCTGCATCTCACACTTTTCCACAGTGAACTTTCCTTCGGGCGTTTCTACGGTTTCGGGAATGAGAGCGAGCGCGAGCAGGATCTTGACGACGCGGATTATTACCAGGTGGGACAGGAGCTGATCGACATGCGGGCTGCGCTGCGTGTGGCCGCGACACCGGAGGCGTATGCCGAGATGGGCGCTGCGTACCGCTACTCTGAGGTAATGGCGGAAGCGCAGAGCTATCTCACCATGCACCCGCAGTACGGCGAGGGATCGTTTCGCTACGCGGAAATCTTTGGTACGCTCGTTTACGACACGCGTGATCATCCGCGTGTCCCACTGGCAGGTACCTACATGCAGCTGCAGGGGAGATATTACCCCGTCATTCTTGACAACCACCGGCATTTCGCGGACCTGCTGCTCGATGCCCGCGGCTATCTGCCGGTGCAGGACTGGCTCACGCTTGCGCTCCGTATTCGCGCACAGCATGTGTGGGGATATTACCCGTTTTTCCACGCAGCAAGTATCGGTGGCAGCGAGGAACTTCGCGGCTTCAACCGCGAACGTTTTGCCGGCGATGCATCGCTGCTCGGGACTGCGGAACTGCGCCTGCGTATCAGTCGCATCCGGGTGATTTTTCCGGGGGAATGGGGCGTGCTCGGATTCACGGATGCGGGCAGGGTGTTTGTCACGGGCGAGACTTCCCGCCGCATGCACACCGGTATCGGAGGCGGAATCTGGGGAGCCTTCGCGGCAAGGCGCCTGACCTTCAGCGCCCAGGCTGCACTGTCACCCGAACGTCTCGCCCTCTCGATCAAGACGGGTTTTGCATTTTGA
- a CDS encoding OmpA family protein, with the protein MLTDYEEVILYSTNPRNPDTDYDGLDDYTEVKLRNTDPLRPDTDDDGIFDFNEVVTYKTDPRNEDTDGDALLDYDEIAYYGTNPLSPDTDGDSTSDADEVFTTHTNPLARDDETKEEPVSVPDAQPRFVPQRPSQPYYAELLEKRPLPGGGVSYLIAPVRSRPGARPSADLDSIIAALPHAEKDEAAAAGISGDAYARFRHRSVQHVQPTPNDAAGTPVRLDSLQLRQGDMISFSNITFAFDRDELREEYTPILEEAVLLFERYPSMTVEIRGHTDTDGEEWYNQNLSERRAESVRNFLVQHGVDAERLRAVGYGERQPISDSDTDEGRAMNRRVEMYIISIADSGEGLR; encoded by the coding sequence ATGCTGACGGACTATGAGGAAGTCATACTGTACTCGACCAACCCGCGGAACCCTGATACGGATTATGACGGACTCGATGACTACACGGAAGTGAAGCTGCGCAACACCGATCCACTGCGTCCTGATACCGACGATGACGGGATTTTCGATTTCAACGAAGTGGTGACATACAAAACCGATCCGCGTAACGAAGATACCGACGGCGACGCGCTGCTCGATTATGATGAAATCGCGTATTACGGGACCAATCCACTGAGTCCCGATACTGACGGCGACAGCACGAGTGACGCCGATGAAGTGTTCACCACGCACACCAATCCGCTGGCGAGAGACGACGAAACGAAAGAAGAACCCGTCAGCGTGCCTGATGCCCAGCCGCGCTTCGTGCCGCAGCGTCCCTCGCAGCCATATTATGCCGAACTGCTCGAGAAGCGTCCCCTGCCCGGGGGAGGCGTTTCCTACCTCATTGCCCCTGTGCGAAGTCGTCCGGGTGCGCGTCCCTCCGCGGACCTCGACAGCATCATCGCCGCACTCCCGCATGCGGAAAAGGACGAAGCGGCCGCGGCAGGCATCTCCGGCGACGCGTACGCACGCTTCCGTCACCGGAGCGTTCAGCATGTGCAGCCCACGCCCAACGATGCGGCGGGAACACCGGTGCGTCTCGACTCGCTGCAGCTCCGTCAGGGCGACATGATATCGTTCAGCAACATCACCTTCGCCTTTGACCGCGATGAGCTGCGCGAGGAATACACGCCCATTCTCGAGGAAGCCGTGCTGCTGTTTGAACGCTATCCATCCATGACCGTGGAAATCCGGGGACATACGGATACCGACGGGGAAGAGTGGTATAATCAGAATCTTTCGGAGCGCCGTGCGGAGTCCGTCCGAAACTTCCTCGTGCAGCATGGCGTGGATGCAGAGAGACTGCGCGCGGTCGGCTACGGAGAGCGGCAGCCGATCTCCGACAGCGATACCGACGAGGGACGCGCCATGAATCGCCGGGTGGAGATGTATATCATCTCCATTGCCGACAGCGGGGAGGGCCTGCGCTAG
- a CDS encoding SDR family oxidoreductase gives MTEAFRLDAKRVLITGGSKGIGAAITELFLALGAEVLVVARDRSHLNTQLTAWNSAHDNGNENTAIGFAADVSTEEGRTGIVAHVQSVFPALDVFVNCAGTNIRKASVDYSSEETDLIHRTNIVAPFELARALHPQLCAGRDAAILTIGSTAGLRPVPTGAPYAMSKAALDHLTRYLAVEWAPDGIRVNSIAPWYIRTPLVEGVLANDSYRARVLERTPMGRIGDPVEVARAAAFLCSPAASYITGQTLAVDGGFMAKGM, from the coding sequence ATGACGGAAGCATTTCGACTGGACGCAAAGCGCGTCCTCATCACCGGGGGCAGCAAAGGAATCGGCGCAGCTATCACGGAGCTGTTTCTCGCACTTGGCGCGGAGGTGCTCGTCGTCGCTCGCGACCGCAGCCATCTCAATACGCAGCTCACGGCGTGGAACAGTGCGCATGACAATGGGAACGAGAATACGGCGATCGGATTCGCGGCGGATGTGAGTACGGAAGAGGGACGCACGGGCATCGTCGCGCACGTACAGTCGGTATTTCCCGCCCTGGATGTTTTCGTGAACTGCGCGGGCACGAACATTCGCAAAGCCAGCGTCGACTACAGCAGCGAGGAGACAGATCTTATTCACCGCACAAATATCGTTGCTCCCTTCGAGCTCGCCCGCGCCCTGCATCCGCAACTCTGCGCGGGCAGAGACGCGGCCATCCTCACGATCGGTTCCACTGCCGGACTCCGTCCCGTTCCCACCGGTGCCCCCTACGCGATGAGCAAGGCGGCACTCGATCACCTGACCCGCTATCTCGCGGTGGAGTGGGCGCCGGATGGGATTCGCGTCAACAGCATCGCACCCTGGTACATACGCACACCGCTGGTCGAAGGCGTACTCGCGAATGACAGCTACCGCGCACGAGTACTCGAGCGCACTCCCATGGGACGCATCGGCGACCCCGTGGAAGTCGCCCGGGCGGCCGCATTTCTCTGCTCCCCTGCCGCTTCGTACATCACCGGACAAACCCTGGCGGTGGATGGCGGCTTCATGGCCAAAGGCATGTAG
- a CDS encoding choice-of-anchor D domain-containing protein: MQRLPIYPAVLVLCTLILCIIILPGTAHAQNTGPLLRFTPPVAAFDTVSCGRSASLQVTVENIGTEAATISQAAAVTAPFSGAIPAPLILQPGNSRQFTLQYAPDRAPHRDSLLLNLVADSPVPTGMTFLFDASTAMAESFDGASRIAAAHDAAAQFLDVVMAEGAPAHEGAVYTYSGTSDYRLLRASTPDRTSVKSVLPTQATGTEACVWDAMLRTIGFMQTEARRSLLIVFLAGEDAGVGSCGPRSSAGVINAAQSAGIAVHIVAFTTADAAALQSIADQTSGSYNAVSNAADLQQALDAVAMQLNHDVPQQYVLRGEAVSPVLRITPPRLIFDATRARTQRSKQVVLHNDGTAPMDILSLTGLPPSMTFDVVGKHIDAGDSLHCDVQFTPEIAGLFEGEMMLQYNGCGSEAVSFVAHGTGYDTLPIIIGPVFSLVDTVRTMPPTYCSDSASVFVRVNNPGNTAVAYTMQRSGSTAFLPASGEAEIPSSGSRMLEFQLDPDGSTGNFLATYSFDAVSRLRTRTVVIADLGADVNASFEGTLQYGDAARLAFHDVMMRMSNKNPVIDELGWLVMFNDGSTAGKAPTRSRSELETIAIPRQHTDSSCVLSAVRNAVQMLGAQGTDRDLRIILLTSRGDADTSTCAGDTPAAVQSLLHSAGVVCNVLLMNDSRPGDELQSLALNSGGRYRSVGSLASLRQEIHALQQAESRMRTYTLTLSGSSVSSLLTVTENLPRFPDTRVREESCQDLVLRNTGEGTLVISGAELFHDDYRLDATLPMSIEPGEERTVQVCFAPRLPGSIVSGLRLTTNACGDEQKTVFLDGRAWDSLSVSVAGNYVTRPGGLVRIPVTFTSELEQAYGMRELHFRIAYNPTLLFPDEANPAEDAEGNDILHAGSGSIEQGYDPAAKLATTSYHFRRSAQDAPISTEGNGRTIAWLRLRAYLGNDTECSVMIDSVSSNMEGLTLGSFGTASVRIDSMTWLEERLIDASARTGITLGKPYPNPARDRVTVPYSLLRDTEVTVSVFDSFGRLVRQDALGWRRAGAHGVDIPCAGLPSGLYLYRISSGTGSESATMLISR, encoded by the coding sequence ATGCAGCGCCTGCCGATTTATCCTGCTGTCCTCGTTCTCTGCACCCTCATCCTCTGCATCATCATCCTCCCCGGCACCGCACACGCACAGAATACCGGGCCGTTGCTTCGCTTTACTCCTCCCGTGGCTGCGTTTGATACGGTTTCGTGCGGACGCTCGGCGTCGCTGCAGGTGACCGTGGAAAACATCGGTACCGAGGCCGCGACCATTTCGCAGGCAGCGGCGGTCACCGCTCCCTTTTCCGGCGCCATCCCTGCGCCGTTGATTCTCCAGCCCGGAAACAGCAGGCAGTTTACGCTGCAGTATGCGCCGGACCGGGCGCCGCACAGGGACAGCCTGCTGCTCAACCTCGTCGCCGACAGTCCGGTACCGACCGGAATGACATTCCTGTTCGACGCGAGTACGGCAATGGCGGAAAGCTTTGACGGTGCATCGCGTATCGCGGCGGCGCATGACGCTGCCGCACAGTTTCTGGACGTGGTCATGGCTGAGGGTGCGCCGGCACATGAAGGCGCGGTGTATACATACAGCGGAACGTCGGACTACCGCCTGCTCCGCGCTTCCACGCCCGATCGTACGAGCGTGAAAAGCGTACTGCCGACGCAGGCGACCGGGACGGAAGCCTGTGTGTGGGACGCCATGCTCCGCACCATTGGCTTCATGCAGACCGAGGCTCGGCGCTCTTTGCTCATCGTCTTCCTCGCCGGCGAGGATGCCGGTGTGGGTTCCTGCGGACCCCGCTCTTCCGCCGGTGTCATCAACGCGGCACAGTCCGCCGGTATCGCCGTCCACATCGTTGCGTTTACGACGGCAGATGCGGCGGCTTTGCAGAGCATCGCCGACCAGACATCCGGCAGCTACAATGCCGTCAGCAATGCCGCCGACCTCCAGCAGGCGCTCGACGCGGTCGCAATGCAGCTGAATCATGACGTCCCGCAGCAGTACGTGCTGCGCGGAGAAGCCGTCTCTCCCGTCCTTCGCATCACCCCACCGCGGCTCATCTTCGACGCGACGCGTGCTCGCACACAGCGCAGCAAGCAGGTCGTGCTGCACAATGATGGCACCGCTCCCATGGATATCCTTTCGCTGACCGGACTCCCGCCGTCCATGACGTTCGATGTCGTGGGAAAACACATTGACGCGGGGGATTCCCTCCACTGCGATGTTCAGTTTACGCCGGAAATCGCCGGACTCTTTGAAGGAGAAATGATGCTGCAGTACAACGGTTGCGGATCGGAAGCCGTGAGCTTCGTGGCACACGGCACCGGATACGATACGCTGCCGATTATTATCGGTCCGGTCTTCAGTCTCGTCGATACCGTCCGCACGATGCCGCCCACGTACTGCTCCGATTCCGCATCAGTTTTCGTGCGCGTCAATAACCCGGGCAACACGGCCGTTGCGTACACAATGCAGCGCAGCGGCAGTACGGCGTTTCTCCCGGCAAGCGGGGAAGCGGAAATTCCTTCCAGCGGCAGCCGCATGCTGGAGTTCCAGCTCGATCCGGACGGCAGTACGGGAAATTTCCTCGCCACGTACAGCTTCGATGCCGTTTCCCGCCTGCGCACCCGCACCGTGGTCATCGCAGATCTCGGTGCGGATGTGAATGCATCCTTTGAAGGGACGCTGCAATACGGGGACGCCGCTCGGCTCGCATTTCATGATGTGATGATGCGAATGTCGAACAAAAATCCGGTGATCGATGAGCTGGGATGGCTGGTGATGTTCAACGACGGATCGACCGCCGGCAAGGCCCCCACACGCTCACGCAGTGAACTCGAAACCATTGCCATTCCCCGTCAGCACACGGACAGCAGCTGCGTGCTCTCAGCTGTGCGCAACGCCGTGCAGATGCTCGGTGCGCAGGGCACGGACCGCGACCTTCGCATCATCCTTCTGACCTCACGCGGCGATGCCGACACGTCAACCTGCGCCGGTGATACGCCCGCTGCGGTACAGTCGCTGCTTCATAGCGCCGGTGTTGTCTGCAATGTTCTGCTGATGAATGACAGCCGTCCCGGCGACGAACTGCAGTCGCTCGCCCTCAATTCCGGTGGACGCTACAGAAGCGTGGGTTCGCTTGCATCGCTGCGCCAGGAGATTCACGCCCTGCAGCAGGCGGAGTCCCGCATGCGCACATACACGCTCACCCTCTCCGGCTCGAGCGTCAGTTCGCTTCTCACGGTGACCGAAAACCTCCCGCGCTTCCCCGATACCCGTGTGCGCGAGGAGAGCTGCCAGGATCTCGTGCTGCGCAACACGGGCGAAGGAACACTGGTCATTTCCGGGGCGGAGCTGTTTCACGACGATTATCGCCTTGATGCCACACTGCCGATGAGCATTGAGCCCGGAGAGGAGCGCACCGTGCAGGTTTGCTTCGCCCCGCGTCTGCCCGGCAGTATCGTGAGCGGACTGCGCCTGACGACGAACGCCTGTGGCGATGAACAGAAAACCGTATTTCTGGACGGACGCGCATGGGACAGTCTTTCGGTCAGTGTCGCAGGCAATTACGTCACGCGACCGGGCGGACTCGTACGCATTCCCGTGACCTTCACTTCGGAACTCGAGCAGGCGTATGGCATGCGAGAACTGCATTTTCGCATCGCGTACAATCCCACACTGCTCTTCCCCGATGAAGCGAATCCGGCCGAGGATGCGGAAGGAAACGACATCCTGCATGCCGGCAGCGGATCGATCGAACAGGGATACGACCCTGCGGCGAAGCTCGCTACGACGTCCTATCATTTCCGGCGATCCGCCCAGGATGCCCCGATTTCGACGGAGGGGAATGGACGCACGATCGCCTGGCTGCGGCTGCGCGCCTATCTCGGCAATGACACGGAATGCAGCGTGATGATTGACTCGGTGTCCTCGAATATGGAGGGACTCACGCTCGGGAGCTTCGGTACGGCCAGCGTACGCATTGACAGCATGACCTGGCTGGAAGAGCGCCTCATCGACGCATCGGCACGCACCGGCATCACCCTCGGGAAACCGTACCCGAATCCGGCACGCGACCGTGTCACGGTACCGTACTCCCTGCTGCGCGACACGGAAGTAACCGTGAGCGTGTTCGACAGCTTTGGCCGTCTCGTCAGGCAGGACGCTCTGGGATGGCGTCGTGCCGGGGCGCACGGTGTCGACATCCCCTGTGCCGGATTGCCATCCGGTTTGTACCTGTACCGCATCTCCAGCGGAACAGGTTCGGAATCCGCAACAATGCTCATCAGCAGGTAG